The Sulfolobus sp. A20 genomic interval GTAGGATTTGGATACTCCTCAGGGATATTTATCGGAGGTTGGTTTAGTATCTACGTACCTTTAATGCACAACTATCTCTTTAAAGGTATCGACACTCCGACAAATGTGTGGTTCTCTACTGCAATACTATTAATGATAGGTGCAGTTCTAGTAGGCATAGGACAGTATTTAGGACCAGAGACATTAGGAACCAAACTGGCAGAAGAGGTTAGCGCGACAAAACAATAAAAAATTTTATTTGAATATTTTTATTGAATTTTTCCTAACATATATTAAAACTTCTTCATCACTCCTCAAAGGATGATCAACATAAGTAACAATCTCATCACTACCCTCAATAGGCATGACAGTAATCCTAAACATACCACCTTGATAACCAACAACCTTAACCCTACCCTTACCAACCAAAACCCAATCATCCAAACTCAAAACATCCTTAGCCAACTTAACATCCTCTGGCCTAACACCAACAACAACCCTATCCCCACTATAACCACCAACAAAAGGAAACTTCAAACTACCAACAACAACACCCTCATCAGTAACCTTACCCTCCAACTCATTAATCTCACCAATCAAACTAGCAACCTCAACAGAGACAGGATTATTATAAACATCCTCAGGCTTACCAACTTGAACAAGCCTACCCTTAACCAAAACTCCAACACTATCAGCAATAGAAAAAATATCAGCAGGATCATGACTAACAATAAGCAAAGTAACCCCCAACCTCCCTTGAACATCCTTAACCAAAGCCCTAGCACTATCCCTCATCCTAGCATCCAAATTACTAAAAGGCTCATCCAACAAAAGCAAAGAAGGATTCTTAACCAAAGCCCTAGCCAAAGCAACCCTCTGCTGCTGACCACCAGACAACTCCCTAGGATAATGACCCAAAACATGAGAAATATCCAAAATCTCAGCAACCTCCTCAACCCTCCTCCTAATCTCACCCCTACTAAGCCTCATATTAGTCAAAGGAAAAGCAATATTCTCAAAAGCAGTAAGATTAGG includes:
- the glcV gene encoding glucose ABC transporter ATP-binding protein GlcV produces the protein MVRIVARSISKVFKRGSVVALDNVSLVVESGSRFGVLGPSGAGKTTFMRIVAGLDVPSSGELLFDDRVVASNGRLVVPPEDRRIGMVFQTWALYPNLTAFENIAFPLTNMRLSRGEIRRRVEEVAEILDISHVLGHYPRELSGGQQQRVALARALVKNPSLLLLDEPFSNLDARMRDSARALVKDVQGRLGVTLLIVSHDPADIFSIADSVGVLVKGRLVQVGKPEDVYNNPVSVEVASLIGEINELEGKVTDEGVVVGSLKFPFVGGYSGDRVVVGVRPEDVKLAKDVLSLDDWVLVGKGRVKVVGYQGGMFRITVMPIEGSDEIVTYVDHPLRSDEEVLIYVRKNSIKIFK